Proteins encoded within one genomic window of Betaproteobacteria bacterium:
- a CDS encoding YbaK/EbsC family protein: MSISPKLMEYMHRYHVEYEVFSHPRTASSMETVRVAHIPGERLAKSVILEDDKGYVMAVVPANARVHLGELSKQMHRKLRLAGELEVNRLFDDCAPGAIPPVGPAYGVETIVEETLQTQPDIFIEAGDHTELIHLSLEQFMEMMTGVRHGHFLSHY, encoded by the coding sequence ATGAGTATCTCCCCTAAACTGATGGAGTACATGCACCGGTACCACGTCGAATACGAGGTCTTCAGCCATCCCCGCACCGCGAGCAGCATGGAAACGGTGCGCGTGGCGCATATACCGGGCGAGCGCTTGGCCAAGTCGGTAATCCTGGAGGACGACAAAGGTTACGTGATGGCGGTTGTGCCGGCGAATGCGCGTGTTCATCTCGGCGAACTCAGCAAGCAAATGCACCGCAAACTGAGGCTCGCGGGCGAACTGGAGGTAAATCGCCTGTTCGACGACTGCGCTCCGGGGGCGATTCCTCCGGTCGGGCCCGCTTACGGCGTGGAGACCATCGTGGAAGAAACCCTGCAAACGCAGCCGGACATCTTTATCGAGGCTGGAGACCACACCGAGCTGATCCACTTGAGCCTGGAGCAGTTCATGGAAATGATGACCGGAGTGCGTCACGGTCATTTCCTGAGCCACTACTGA
- a CDS encoding EAL domain-containing protein: MDAEPETQKDIADRLISALQKDEFVLYTQTIVPLGAPQKQRPFQEIFVRFKEEDAMLLPPGTFFPVLEECHLLPYLDRWVVNRLARWVRGALRVKADWEVPRSNVNLSGETLLDAEFGPYVRKYVVDSFLAKGAIGFEITWDTALKNATGLRRLMGELRHHGCSFTLSAIDGSDESLAAMNAFTPNFVKMSATSVDPAKMPEIQRRSYLAGSKTIVEHVENDQVLEHLRRSKIDFAQGFQISPVEPL, encoded by the coding sequence ATGGATGCGGAACCGGAGACACAAAAGGATATCGCCGATCGCCTGATCTCGGCGTTGCAGAAGGACGAATTCGTCCTCTACACCCAGACTATCGTTCCGCTCGGAGCGCCGCAGAAACAGAGGCCGTTCCAGGAGATCTTCGTCCGTTTCAAGGAAGAGGACGCCATGTTGCTTCCGCCGGGAACGTTTTTTCCCGTTCTCGAAGAGTGCCACCTGCTGCCTTATCTCGACCGCTGGGTGGTCAACCGCCTGGCTCGCTGGGTACGCGGCGCATTGCGCGTCAAGGCGGATTGGGAAGTCCCGCGCAGCAATGTCAATCTCTCCGGCGAGACGCTCCTCGATGCGGAATTCGGGCCCTACGTGCGCAAGTACGTTGTCGACTCGTTCCTGGCCAAAGGGGCGATCGGGTTCGAGATTACATGGGACACCGCGCTGAAGAACGCGACGGGGCTGCGGCGCCTGATGGGAGAACTCCGGCATCACGGTTGCAGCTTTACCCTTTCCGCCATTGATGGGAGCGACGAATCCCTTGCAGCGATGAATGCCTTCACACCGAATTTCGTCAAGATGAGCGCGACGTCCGTCGACCCGGCCAAGATGCCTGAAATCCAGCGCCGCAGCTATCTGGCCGGAAGCAAGACCATCGTGGAACATGTGGAAAACGACCAGGTTCTGGAGCACCTGCGCCGATCGAAAATCGATTTTGCCCAGGGATTCCAGATCTCCCCTGTGGAGCCGCTGTAG
- a CDS encoding MerR family transcriptional regulator, which produces MGNLAKHAKVGVETIRCCQNFGLLQVLPKPNTGYRQYPKEALERLHLVAVRAVLEELIHQCDANPYATGSPIVSALSGANNPS; this is translated from the coding sequence ATCGGCAACCTGGCGAAGCACGCCAAAGTCGGCGTGGAAACCATTCGCTGCTGCCAGAACTTCGGATTGCTCCAAGTACTCCCTAAACCGAACACCGGTTATCGCCAGTACCCGAAAGAGGCCCTGGAACGGTTGCATTTGGTTGCGGTTCGCGCTGTCCTCGAAGAACTGATTCATCAATGCGATGCGAATCCCTATGCGACCGGTTCTCCAATCGTCTCCGCCCTCTCCGGAGCCAACAATCCTTCTTGA
- a CDS encoding efflux transporter outer membrane subunit yields MSRACSYLGPRRLAVPVLLLALAGCAAVGPDYKRPETGTPKAWKESSQQDVNSAKALPATWWEVFGDTKLNELEDQAKIQNPNLRAAAARVMQARAIARVSEADFYPKVTLDPAVSRDRYSENRPVQPNTPVIGYTANHFRLPLDASYEIDIWGRVRRAVEAADARLDASADDYFTVLLTLQADIAQNYFALRSLDAERDVLRRAIGIRRQALDLIRVRYEGGIGTELDVTRAQTEVASAESESIGVSRRRAEIEHAIAVLIGKPPADFALAENPLNLAPPAIPAGLPSELLVRRPDVAQAERLLAARNAEIGVAKAAYFPSIRLTGALGFDSTELGDLLKSGSTAGFLGAGVSLPIFDGGRIKGNVDLAKAAYEENLAQYRSRVLSAFGDVEDALSGLRILAEQAGAQARALASAQQTAEISATRYEAGLVIFLEFVDAERTRLATQRLATQIDGQRLVASVGLIKALGGGWQEANRGTVMEPRAAAN; encoded by the coding sequence ATGTCTCGCGCATGCAGTTACTTGGGCCCGCGCCGGCTCGCGGTACCGGTGCTGCTGCTGGCGCTGGCCGGCTGCGCCGCGGTCGGGCCGGATTACAAGCGCCCCGAAACCGGCACGCCCAAGGCGTGGAAGGAATCCAGCCAGCAGGATGTAAATAGTGCGAAAGCATTGCCGGCCACATGGTGGGAAGTGTTCGGCGACACGAAACTGAACGAGCTGGAAGACCAGGCAAAGATCCAGAACCCGAATCTGCGGGCGGCCGCGGCGCGCGTTATGCAGGCGCGCGCGATCGCGCGGGTGTCGGAGGCGGACTTCTATCCGAAGGTGACGCTCGATCCGGCCGTCTCGCGCGATCGTTACTCGGAAAACCGTCCGGTGCAGCCGAACACGCCGGTGATCGGCTATACGGCGAACCATTTCCGGTTGCCGCTCGATGCCTCCTACGAAATCGACATTTGGGGCCGCGTGCGCCGTGCGGTCGAAGCCGCGGACGCCCGCCTGGACGCGAGCGCCGACGATTACTTCACGGTACTGCTGACCCTGCAGGCCGACATCGCGCAGAACTATTTCGCGCTGCGCTCGCTCGACGCCGAACGCGACGTGCTGCGCCGTGCCATCGGCATCCGCCGCCAGGCGCTGGACCTGATCCGCGTCCGCTACGAGGGCGGCATCGGTACCGAACTCGACGTCACGCGCGCACAAACCGAAGTCGCCTCGGCGGAATCTGAATCGATCGGCGTCAGCCGGCGCCGCGCCGAGATCGAGCACGCGATCGCGGTGCTGATCGGCAAACCACCCGCCGATTTCGCGCTTGCCGAGAATCCGCTGAACCTCGCGCCGCCGGCCATCCCGGCGGGGCTGCCTTCCGAACTCCTGGTGCGCCGTCCCGACGTGGCGCAGGCGGAACGGCTGCTGGCCGCGCGCAACGCCGAGATCGGCGTCGCCAAGGCCGCGTATTTCCCGAGCATCCGGCTGACCGGCGCGCTCGGCTTCGACAGCACGGAACTAGGCGACCTGCTGAAGTCCGGCAGCACCGCCGGATTCCTCGGTGCGGGTGTCTCGCTGCCGATCTTCGATGGCGGACGCATCAAGGGCAACGTCGATCTGGCCAAGGCCGCCTACGAGGAGAATCTGGCGCAATACCGCAGCCGCGTACTCAGCGCATTCGGGGATGTGGAAGACGCGCTCTCCGGCTTGAGAATACTCGCGGAGCAGGCCGGCGCACAGGCACGCGCACTGGCCTCCGCACAGCAAACTGCCGAGATCTCCGCAACACGATACGAAGCCGGCCTGGTGATTTTCCTGGAGTTCGTCGATGCCGAACGCACCCGGCTCGCCACCCAACGCCTCGCCACCCAGATCGACGGCCAGCGCCTGGTGGCGAGCGTAGGCTTGATCAAGGCCCTCGGCGGCGGCTGGCAGGAAGCAAACCGCGGCACGGTAATGGAGCCGCGCGCCGCGGCGAACTGA
- a CDS encoding nuclear transport factor 2 family protein, which translates to MFNLIRALTNFFILRAAADSGAKECSGTITVDEALKAEEARFKAQMSGDGAAMNKLFGDDLVYIHSSTVVDTKKSFIESITSGNVKYRSMHQGESKVRTYGAIAIVSGSAKFEVTVKGENRTLDLLYHAIWAKRIAGAQFVSWQATKKA; encoded by the coding sequence ATGTTCAACCTTATCCGTGCACTCACCAACTTCTTCATCCTTCGCGCCGCCGCTGACAGCGGCGCGAAGGAATGCAGCGGCACCATCACCGTCGACGAAGCGCTGAAGGCGGAAGAAGCGCGCTTCAAGGCGCAGATGAGCGGCGACGGCGCCGCCATGAACAAGCTGTTCGGCGACGACCTGGTTTACATTCACTCGAGCACTGTGGTCGACACCAAGAAGAGCTTCATCGAATCCATCACCTCCGGGAATGTGAAGTACCGCAGCATGCACCAGGGCGAATCGAAGGTCCGCACCTACGGCGCAATCGCCATCGTCAGCGGCAGCGCGAAGTTCGAGGTTACGGTGAAGGGCGAAAACCGCACGCTGGATCTTCTCTACCACGCCATCTGGGCCAAACGCATTGCGGGCGCGCAATTCGTGTCGTGGCAGGCGACGAAAAAGGCCTGA
- a CDS encoding mandelate racemase/muconate lactonizing enzyme family protein codes for MKITDVKIHVLKSPLAEPFAFSQGWVRQRSATLVEVLTDQGITGWGEAFAQGLEPPEIAATVIDKALKPLVIGADPLDIEVLWHRMYHMTRDYGRKGSVVAAISAVDIALWDIAGKFHESPVYKLLGGAFRTRVQPYATGFYRIKGQGEAKRLGEEAVRHFEASFSLMKVKLGYGVDDDIACMKEIGRAIQGRPITLMVDTNHAYGRAEALKLGRALDEYDLRWYEEPVVPEDVQGYVEMRQKLSMPIAGGENEHTLYGFREFIGAGAVDVAQPDLGSCGGISAGRHIIALAQSHGVQINPHVWGSAIAQAASLQFIAAVPVAHHSLFAMEPVLEYDCSSHPFRQHLITRPIQQVGGWVEIPSGPGLGVEVDRTMLEKFHV; via the coding sequence ATGAAAATCACCGACGTCAAAATCCACGTCCTCAAGAGCCCGCTCGCCGAGCCGTTTGCGTTTTCCCAGGGCTGGGTCAGGCAACGCTCCGCAACGCTGGTCGAAGTGCTCACCGACCAGGGCATCACCGGCTGGGGCGAAGCCTTCGCCCAGGGGCTGGAACCGCCCGAGATCGCGGCCACCGTCATCGACAAGGCGCTGAAGCCCCTGGTCATCGGCGCAGATCCGCTCGACATCGAAGTGCTCTGGCACCGCATGTACCACATGACCCGCGACTACGGGCGCAAGGGCTCTGTCGTCGCGGCCATCAGTGCGGTGGACATCGCGCTCTGGGACATCGCCGGCAAATTTCATGAGTCGCCCGTCTACAAATTGTTGGGCGGTGCTTTTCGTACGCGCGTGCAGCCGTACGCGACCGGCTTCTATCGCATCAAGGGGCAGGGCGAAGCGAAGCGGCTCGGTGAAGAAGCCGTCCGTCACTTCGAAGCGAGTTTCTCGTTGATGAAAGTGAAGCTGGGCTATGGCGTCGATGACGATATCGCCTGCATGAAAGAAATCGGCCGCGCGATCCAGGGCAGGCCGATCACGCTTATGGTCGACACCAACCACGCCTACGGACGTGCCGAGGCGCTGAAGCTCGGTCGCGCGCTCGACGAATATGACCTGCGGTGGTACGAAGAGCCGGTCGTTCCGGAAGATGTGCAGGGCTACGTCGAAATGCGGCAGAAGCTGTCCATGCCGATCGCCGGCGGCGAAAACGAGCACACGCTCTATGGTTTTCGCGAGTTCATCGGTGCCGGTGCCGTGGATGTCGCGCAGCCGGATCTCGGTTCCTGCGGCGGCATCTCCGCCGGTCGTCACATCATCGCGCTGGCGCAGTCGCACGGGGTGCAAATCAATCCGCACGTCTGGGGCTCGGCGATCGCACAAGCGGCGTCGTTGCAATTCATCGCCGCAGTACCGGTTGCGCATCATTCATTGTTCGCCATGGAACCGGTCCTCGAGTACGACTGTTCCTCGCATCCTTTCCGCCAGCACCTGATCACCAGGCCGATCCAGCAAGTCGGTGGATGGGTCGAGATCCCGTCCGGTCCGGGTCTGGGCGTCGAAGTGGACCGTACCATGCTGGAGAAATTCCACGTCTGA
- a CDS encoding HDOD domain-containing protein, which translates to MEQTVREIDREADKIVREIGIPPCPAILTKLLKEMREDEPDYNKASKLISTDVGLSAAMLKTVNSPFFGLRTKATSVNQALQLMGLRNTVEIVTGLLLRQVFPVGDNAAMDGFWQASSGIAEVTAQLARPLGITNRDEAYTFALFRDCGIPLMIGQFSGYANFMKVSHLDSGRAITADEIDEFGVDHASLGARLAQSWLLPEETCLAIQNHHDYPLLQGGSVADGICTLVALVLAAEWIYTRHNIGPKCREWSQGGGFALDVLGISEEELMAKAEKIDH; encoded by the coding sequence TTGGAACAGACCGTCCGTGAAATCGACAGGGAAGCCGACAAGATCGTTCGCGAGATCGGCATTCCGCCGTGCCCCGCGATTCTCACGAAGCTGCTCAAGGAGATGCGTGAGGACGAGCCCGACTACAACAAGGCCTCGAAGCTGATCAGCACTGACGTGGGCCTGTCGGCGGCCATGCTGAAAACGGTCAACTCGCCTTTCTTCGGGCTGCGCACGAAGGCGACCTCGGTAAACCAGGCGCTGCAGTTGATGGGATTGCGCAACACTGTCGAAATCGTCACCGGTCTGCTGCTGCGACAGGTCTTCCCCGTCGGCGACAACGCCGCCATGGACGGCTTCTGGCAGGCCTCCTCGGGCATCGCCGAAGTCACCGCGCAACTGGCACGGCCGCTGGGCATTACGAACCGGGACGAGGCTTATACGTTCGCCTTGTTCCGCGACTGCGGCATCCCGCTGATGATCGGTCAATTTTCGGGCTATGCGAATTTCATGAAGGTGAGCCACCTGGATAGCGGCCGCGCAATCACGGCGGACGAAATAGACGAGTTCGGCGTCGACCACGCGAGCCTGGGCGCGCGGCTCGCACAGAGCTGGCTGCTGCCCGAAGAGACCTGCCTGGCGATCCAGAACCACCACGATTACCCGCTGCTGCAAGGTGGGTCCGTGGCGGACGGGATCTGCACGCTGGTGGCGCTGGTCCTGGCCGCCGAATGGATCTATACCCGGCATAATATTGGGCCGAAATGCAGGGAATGGTCGCAAGGGGGGGGCTTTGCGCTGGATGTTCTCGGGATCAGCGAGGAAGAATTGATGGCCAAGGCGGAGAAGATAGATCATTAA
- a CDS encoding DUF4440 domain-containing protein, with amino-acid sequence MTTIRSIVFCMAAAAFSANAAAGDEDAVRQTLEAYEQAWSRHDAHAVADFYFEPAMRVSKGGPVIRATRADQETFFDGYLRSFVARGYQRSEWESLEVRLIDTQTALASGISVRYRADGSILERVAVTYDLWNTASGWKIFLSATHAPENALRFR; translated from the coding sequence ATGACGACGATCCGGAGCATCGTGTTCTGCATGGCGGCCGCTGCGTTCAGCGCCAATGCAGCCGCAGGCGACGAAGATGCGGTGCGCCAGACGCTCGAGGCCTATGAGCAGGCCTGGAGCCGCCACGACGCTCACGCGGTGGCGGATTTCTACTTCGAGCCGGCAATGCGCGTGAGTAAAGGCGGCCCGGTGATCCGCGCCACCCGCGCAGACCAGGAAACCTTCTTCGACGGCTATTTGCGCAGCTTCGTCGCCCGCGGCTACCAACGCAGCGAATGGGAATCGCTGGAGGTGCGCCTGATCGACACGCAGACGGCACTGGCAAGCGGAATTTCAGTCCGCTATCGCGCGGACGGTTCGATCCTGGAGCGGGTCGCCGTGACCTACGACCTGTGGAACACCGCCAGCGGCTGGAAAATATTCCTCTCCGCCACGCATGCGCCGGAGAACGCCCTGCGTTTCCGTTGA
- a CDS encoding polymer-forming cytoskeletal protein translates to MEGQRPGAHETVIAGDYFGTGTNASPGSTVEGDAFVAGGQVDLNKPVNGDALLAGGGVSISERVGGDLYATGGSVVIDAPIAGNARLAGGHVEITRRGQVSGKTTLVGGRVTVMGKAGRQLAVFGEHVTLDGEVAGNVTIASRTLSIGPNARVSGKLTYRGSVPAQIDPAAVIIGGINYLSFDFEDETYRPVARVVAWVGVIAFTVGLFLIGILVIIVAPESTAHTSKLGRARPISSLAMGLVTILCAPIAIVLLMLTIVGIPFAFMLLLAWPIILILGYLAGVMAVSDAIAGPSAGAKGRRIFLLAMGLGVMLLFARVPFAGWFIGMLLLVMGVGAMALNAMGVSVPVKIRKETRVVPIGETEPVLRREPTFRVD, encoded by the coding sequence GTGGAAGGGCAGCGTCCGGGCGCACACGAAACCGTCATCGCCGGCGACTACTTCGGTACCGGTACCAATGCGTCGCCCGGCAGCACAGTGGAAGGCGATGCCTTCGTCGCGGGCGGGCAGGTGGATTTGAACAAGCCCGTCAATGGCGATGCGTTGCTTGCCGGTGGCGGCGTATCCATATCCGAGCGAGTGGGCGGTGATCTCTATGCAACCGGCGGCAGCGTAGTGATCGATGCGCCGATCGCGGGGAATGCCCGCCTCGCCGGCGGGCATGTCGAGATCACCAGGCGCGGTCAGGTGTCCGGCAAGACCACACTGGTCGGCGGTCGCGTGACGGTGATGGGCAAAGCCGGCCGCCAGCTCGCCGTATTCGGCGAGCATGTCACGCTCGACGGTGAGGTCGCCGGCAACGTCACCATCGCATCGCGCACGCTGTCCATCGGACCGAATGCGCGCGTATCGGGCAAGCTGACTTACCGCGGTTCCGTGCCGGCGCAGATCGATCCCGCTGCCGTCATCATCGGCGGCATCAATTATCTGAGTTTCGATTTCGAAGACGAAACCTACCGGCCCGTCGCCAGAGTGGTGGCCTGGGTCGGCGTCATCGCGTTCACGGTCGGATTGTTTCTGATCGGCATCCTGGTGATCATCGTGGCGCCGGAGTCGACCGCGCACACGAGCAAGCTAGGGCGGGCCCGACCGATTTCCTCGCTCGCCATGGGACTGGTGACGATCCTTTGCGCGCCGATCGCGATCGTGCTGCTGATGCTCACCATCGTCGGCATTCCTTTCGCGTTCATGCTGCTGCTGGCCTGGCCGATTATCCTGATCCTCGGTTATCTGGCCGGCGTCATGGCGGTGAGCGACGCGATTGCCGGACCGAGCGCAGGCGCGAAAGGGCGGCGCATCTTCCTGCTCGCCATGGGGCTGGGCGTGATGCTTCTGTTCGCGCGCGTGCCGTTCGCCGGCTGGTTCATCGGCATGCTGCTGCTGGTCATGGGTGTCGGTGCGATGGCGCTGAATGCGATGGGCGTGAGCGTGCCGGTCAAGATCAGGAAAGAAACGCGCGTTGTCCCCATCGGCGAAACCGAACCTGTCTTGCGCCGGGAGCCGACTTTCCGCGTGGACTGA
- a CDS encoding DsbA family protein, with the protein MWGKRYGMPFTPTPHFPVNSLMALRGAVAMQMRMPREFLRYVDLMFKAIWEAHRDFNRRDEIAAA; encoded by the coding sequence TTGTGGGGCAAGCGCTATGGCATGCCCTTCACCCCGACTCCGCATTTCCCGGTCAACTCGCTGATGGCGTTGCGCGGCGCGGTGGCGATGCAGATGCGCATGCCGCGGGAATTCCTGCGCTATGTGGACCTGATGTTCAAGGCGATATGGGAAGCTCACCGTGACTTCAACCGGCGGGACGAAATCGCCGCGGCGTAG
- a CDS encoding efflux RND transporter periplasmic adaptor subunit, producing MENDSTEEITKALAHRRPAGSTSYRTVAIAVVAGVLVLTGLFGIGLIPRLQTQKAVADVAKDNHPTVSVIPAMRGNAATEVNLPGTLLPYQETPIYARTNGYVKRWRVDIGAKVAEGELLAEIETPEVDHELKQSVANLAQVKAHLELDRTTAERWQALLTRKGVSQQEVDEKIGAYEARKADYAASEANVQRLEEMKLFQRVVAPFSGTITARNVEVGQLINAGANDPARWMYKLAKTGTLRLYVNVPQNSMRLIQAGAPVDVMLQEFPGKAFPAKVARTAGALDAQSKTLLTEVQVPNDKGELLAGMYAQVRFKVNQTQPTIILPSNTLIMRADGPQVAAVANDVVHMRKVTLGRDFGQQVEIIAGLDEKEQIVTNPPDFLREGVVVKAIAPEQKK from the coding sequence ATGGAAAACGACTCCACTGAAGAAATCACGAAAGCCCTGGCGCACCGCCGGCCGGCCGGCAGCACCAGTTATCGCACTGTCGCCATCGCGGTGGTCGCGGGAGTGCTGGTACTGACCGGTTTGTTCGGCATCGGCCTGATCCCGCGGCTGCAGACGCAGAAAGCAGTAGCGGATGTGGCGAAGGACAACCATCCGACCGTGTCGGTCATCCCGGCGATGCGCGGCAACGCCGCCACCGAAGTGAACCTGCCGGGCACGCTGCTCCCCTACCAGGAAACGCCAATCTACGCGCGCACCAACGGCTACGTGAAGCGCTGGCGCGTGGACATCGGTGCCAAAGTCGCGGAGGGCGAGTTGCTGGCCGAGATCGAGACGCCGGAAGTGGACCACGAGCTTAAGCAATCAGTGGCCAACCTCGCGCAGGTGAAAGCGCACCTGGAACTGGACCGCACGACCGCCGAACGCTGGCAGGCGCTGCTCACCCGCAAAGGCGTGTCCCAGCAGGAAGTCGACGAGAAAATCGGCGCATACGAAGCGCGCAAGGCGGACTACGCGGCGAGTGAAGCCAACGTGCAACGCCTGGAGGAAATGAAACTGTTCCAGCGCGTGGTCGCGCCCTTTTCCGGCACCATCACCGCGCGCAACGTGGAGGTCGGCCAGTTGATCAACGCCGGCGCCAACGATCCGGCGCGCTGGATGTACAAGCTCGCCAAGACCGGCACCCTGCGCCTGTACGTCAACGTGCCGCAGAATTCCATGCGCCTGATCCAGGCCGGCGCACCGGTGGACGTGATGCTGCAGGAGTTTCCGGGCAAGGCCTTCCCCGCAAAGGTCGCGCGCACCGCCGGCGCGCTCGACGCGCAGTCGAAGACGCTGCTGACCGAAGTGCAGGTGCCCAACGACAAGGGCGAATTGCTGGCCGGCATGTACGCGCAAGTGCGTTTCAAGGTGAACCAGACCCAGCCCACCATCATCCTTCCGTCGAACACCCTGATCATGCGCGCCGACGGCCCGCAGGTCGCCGCAGTGGCGAACGACGTCGTGCACATGCGCAAGGTGACCCTGGGCCGCGATTTCGGCCAGCAGGTCGAGATCATCGCCGGCCTCGACGAGAAGGAACAGATCGTCACCAATCCGCCCGACTTCCTTCGCGAAGGCGTGGTCGTCAAGGCGATTGCACCGGAACAGAAAAAATGA
- a CDS encoding high-potential iron-sulfur protein, with amino-acid sequence MKEKPIVPARRALLKAAVACAGVAMAPAVAQQKPGMRIRTREEVGYRDEPYLGRTCSRCVLYQGDGKCIILSELVNPNGWCTQWVPNTMG; translated from the coding sequence ATGAAAGAGAAGCCAATAGTACCGGCACGGCGCGCGCTGCTGAAGGCCGCGGTCGCCTGCGCGGGCGTCGCGATGGCGCCGGCTGTTGCCCAGCAAAAGCCGGGCATGCGCATTCGTACGCGGGAAGAAGTCGGCTATCGCGACGAACCCTATCTCGGCCGCACCTGTTCCAGGTGCGTGCTCTACCAGGGCGATGGCAAGTGCATCATCCTCAGCGAGCTGGTGAATCCGAACGGATGGTGCACGCAGTGGGTGCCGAACACGATGGGCTGA